The following DNA comes from Alosa alosa isolate M-15738 ecotype Scorff River chromosome 13, AALO_Geno_1.1, whole genome shotgun sequence.
accgtgatgtccgaaccgtgatgtccgaaccgtgatgtccgaaccgtgacttctttTGTACCGTTCCACCAAAGCATAAAAGTAAACATGAGTTCTCTGGGCTCCCCAGTGGAAGACTGAAAGCatgtaaacagagagagagagaaagagcagagaaACAAATGAGAGGGATAGACAGAAGGCTATTGTGCAAGGCATGCAAGAGAGGACGCAAATAGAAACAGCCAGAGCTCAGAGGAGGTCAAATTCAGAAGGATGGCCACAGGGAggtgaggggggagagagagagagagaggggggagggaggggagagagagagagagaggtcaaatTGAGGAAGGATGGCCacaaggaggagggaggagagagagagaggggaatattgagaggaggacagaaagagggagagagggcactGTTCACACTGCCTAATGCGAACACTAAACAGGGAAGACATGTTTGCAGTGTTTTAGAATTAACTCTGCGGGAGCATGGAGGGagacagctctgtgtgtgtgtgtgtgtttgtcttctgtgggcagAGATGTGCAAGCATGTGTTGTTCCCAcatgtggtgttgtgtggtctGGGCTATTGGGCTATGTGGTACTTGGGCAATAACAACCttccagcatgtgtgtgtgtgtgtgtgcgtgtgtgtgcgtgtgtgtgcgtgtgtgtgcgtgtgtgtgcgtgtgtgtgcgtgtgtgtgcgtgtgtgtgcgtgtgtgtgcgtgtgtgtgcgtgtgcgtgcgtgtgcatgtgtgcgtgcaaagCCATGGGATGTAGCCTCTGAGCGTGTCCCTTCCTGGGGGCAGAACACCCCTCCGCTATCCCTCTTTCTGGGTGTGTGTCGTATTTATCTATGCAACATCATGTGATGTAGTCTCTGTGAGAATGTGTTTTCAGGAGGTAGCACATCCCTTTggcatatgtatatgtgtgtgtgtgtgtatgtgtgtgtgtgtacacacaacaTCATGTGATGTGGtttcagtgagagtgagtgtgagtgtgtgttgtgcgtgtgttaCCGTGGGTCATGCGGCGGGCCctcctggcgtgtgtgtgtgtgtgtgtgttaccgtgGGTCATGCGGCGGGCCctcctggcgtgtgtgtgtgtgtgtgtgtgtgtgtgtgtgttaccgtgGGTCATGCGGCGGGCCctcctggcgtgtgtgtgtgtgtgtgtgtgttaccgtgGGTCATGCGGCGGGCCctcctggcgtgtgtgtgtgtgtgtgtgtgttaccgtgGGTCGTGCGGCGGGCCCTCCTGGCGCGTGTTGATGAACTCGATGGCGTCGCCGCTCCGCTGGCTGTGCTCCATCAGCATGGACACGGGGTTCTTCCCACCAGGGAGAGAGCGCGCCAAGGCAGGAGGAGCAGAATCCCCACtctacagagcacacacacacacacacacacgtgcacacacacacagggcgaaGTTGGGATTGGGGGTCATGAAAGTAGAGGGGAGAAAAATAAGGAAAGGCAGAACaccaaagaagaagaaaagagaagccAAAGAACCAAgtgaaggaggggggggggtcagaaACGTGGCGTTGACAATAACAGCTATAGACATAGACTACCACTTTCTCCATTAACAAAATACAATAAGGTACTCCAATCAGACATGTTAAGACCTTAAGTCCTTCCTGTTCCATACACCCAGCAAAGGAAGTCCCGGCCCTCCAGCCCTGTCACTCACAGCGAACTCCTCTATGGTGTCGGTGTCCGGGGCCATAGCGCTGACCTCCTcgacctcctcctccatctcctccgctCCCCCCATCTCCCTCTGCAGCACCTTCAGCGTGGCCGCCGCCGCGTAGTTCTTCGCCACCTTCTTATTGGACGCCTCAGCTACGGGAAAACGCCGCCCGTCCAGCATCACCTGCATGCggaacctgacacacacacacacacacacacacacacacagtacaaaacAAGAATCATGTGTGACACATAGACAaatataacatatatatatatttcttttaaaCAATGAACTATATCTAATAATCTATTCTATTTATAATATGACGTGGCATCTTGATGATGTCCTTTTTGTGATCATGCTGGCCACCACTTTGAAGTGCACCTTGTCTTTCAACTTTCTAGATGCAACTTCACAGCGATTAAGGAATCAGCTTTTAGTAGTCCATGCTGCAACACACGTAACACGCTACACtcaaaatagagagagagacaaacactcctcttctctcacacacacacacacacacacacacctgggttcATGGGAGGGCCCGGACTGGTCAAGCAGCAGGAACTCGCAGGTCTGCCCCAGGTACTGTGCCAGCTCCATGAGGCCGCTGACGGGGTTCTTGCTACGCACCTCCTGCAGCTTCTGGCGTCGACTGGCCTCCAGCgtgctggggtggggggggggagcggCCAGCGACACGGCCACCGTGCCCGCCTCTGGGCGCCCCCCACCACCCCGCCgcactgctgcagctgctgctgctccgcCTGGCTGATCACGTTCAGGAACTCCGGGATGTCGTCCGACGCCCACTCGGCCGAGTCTGTTGCCACGGCAGCAGTGCCCGCGGTAGCGCCGCCTCCCGCCCCGTTATGCTCGCTCGCCTGCGACCCGACAATCGCTGGGAACGGGAGCGAGGGGAACTCCTCGCCCGGAGGGCTGGGCTCCAGGCTCGGCATGATGGCCGCCGACGCCACCGTCGTTCCGTTTCCCAGGGTGCCTCTGACGCCGCACTCCTCCAACATGGGCGCGTCGCCGGGGGGGGCTGCCTCCTGGCGCGGCTGCTTGGCCTTGCGCTGGCGCAGGATGCGCTCACTGAGCCGCCAGAGCGGCGGAGTGACCTCGGCCTGCCGGCTCACCTGTCCCTGCTGCTCCAGGCCGTAGAGCAGCGGGTTGACCTGCTTGGCCGTGCGCAGGCCGAGGTTCTTGGCGATGAGCAGCGCGTTGGCCTCGCCCGTCTCGTGCAGGTACTGGAGCACACGCTCGCGTTGTTCTCGCAAGTCGGCCATGCTTCCGACGGTGGCGGAACCCAAACTGGGCTGGAGCTCTGGGCCTGAGAAAACTGATTCGGTGCGACCCCCTCGCCAGAGATCGCCAGCTGGATTCAACAAATTAAAAGTAGGAGACTCTTTCTCCCTGCGAGGATCCGACTGGTAATCGTCGTTGTCgtccacctcttcctcttcctcgtatccttcctcttcctcaaatTCGGTCTTTATAGCACAAGGCCACTGTAGCTGTTCGCTCACAGAGTGTTCGGTCCTCTCGGCCTGCTGCCGCTGGGCTGTGGTGGGAGAGGTGGGCTCTTGCTTCACGAGCGTAACGGACGGCGCGCCGATGCTCTCCACTGATGCCCCTGCAGTGCCCCGTTCGTTTCCACTCAGTGTCCACAGAGGGGGCGCGTCGCCCTGCTTACTGGCCTGGCCCTCGTGGGCGAGCGCGTACAGTGCCTTGTTGACCACCTTCTTGGGCAGGTGCAACCTCTTGGCCAGTGGCCGGGCCTGGAGAGCCTCCCCGGGGCCGAGGGCTGCAAGCGCCTGCTGGACACGCTGCTGGATCTCAGGGGTGAGTGTGATGGAGTGGGCGGTTGGGTCCTGCCACGGTCTGCCGttgcccctgctgctgctgccgctacTGGTGCTAGGTGGCGCTGTGGAGGTGCTAGACGATGTCTGGTCAGCACCCCAATAACGCCTGGGGCTGCTGTAGTCCAATCTCAGGGCTCGGAAGCCGtcggagagggaggagagactgCGGTCTCGGTCCCAGTGCCGGTCAAGGTGTGGTGGTGGGTGATGGGTTGGGGGCTGGTTGTCAGGGTGTGGTTGTGGGTGATGGGTTGGGGGCTGGTTGTCAGGGTGTGGTTGTGGGTGATGGGTTGGGGGCTGGTTAATCCAGCGGACCGACTGTTTTTTAGGCAAGGGGGGCGGGCAGTCCGCAGGCCTGGAGCTCCTCCAGCTGCCTCGACCAGAGGTGCGACCACTTGCTCGCGGCCAGGCACTGTGGGATTGGCCGAAGCCTCTGCCCTCTGACGGGTGATTGGTGAAGCTGGCCGGGCCGTGGAACAGGGGAGCCTGGGAGGTCAGACCCCGCAGGAAGCGCTCCTGTTGGTCGCGGAAGTTAGGAGGGCCGGGGCCGGCTAGTGGGGCAGCGTAAGGTGGAATGCGAGAGGGACCTCCGAAAGGAGGACACGGACTGGGAGCAGCTGGAGGCAGTGGCGGACGCCTGTCGTGAAAGGAGTTGGGGCTTTGGTTCCTTGGGCCAAATGGCGGACGACCTGGGTCGACTCGGGGTTTGCCTGGATGACGCGGCTGGAAGAATCGTTGGTGCTCTGTTGGGGgccctcctctgcctctgctcaTAGCTCAGTGGGCAGGGGGCGTGAGGGAGGGAGCCGAAGGGCTGGGCAGTCAGACTGGGGTGGCCTTCACctgagagagcaagaggcagTGCATGATAAGAGAGATTGAGAAGAGGAAACAGAAAGCcagaaagagaagaaatgaaaatgagccagccagacaggtcgaggggggagagagaaaggaggaggcaAAGAAGAGGCGTTGCTTTTAACGTCCAGACACAGTGCGTGCAGGCGCTTTTTCACAACGATCCGCCAGTAACACACACCACCTCAAGTTACGGTCACCACCGCATTTTTATAAGGTCTCTGTGCTGCACATGAGCTGTAACTCTATAACctggtgagagacagagattaAAAATTAATGTTAACTGTGACAATCCCATTTTATTTCTGGCCTAACTGAGAGTTTGTGGATAATTCGAGGAGAAGGGAAAGTGAGACAGGTCCAGCGAAAGAGACCAGCATTTATGTCAAGGACAAACGGGCAGGCTTGAAAAGGGACAATAGTTCACAAGAGACTAGCACAACTCAGAGAAGCGCCTGGAAGTAAGATTACACATAGTGTGAAACTCAGCCTAAAAGTGTCACTTAATAAAATCAACCTTTCATGCATAATAAATGTAGGATTACACCTTGTGGGGGAAAAAATCATGATCAGTTAACATTTTATCCCTCACATGAGACCAGAGGCAGTCTATGTCTGCCTTCTCTCATATCACATTTGGACCACACAGTGACTTCTAGAATTCGCGTGTGGCTAAAAAGGCTACCGTGTGAAGCCTAACAGTATAAGATAATAACATTATATGGCAGTAAGATATGCCAGAAGACAAGGGCCACTGAATTGCCACAACCACTAGAAACTCCGGTGTAGAGGGCCATTTCCAGTTCTGCTTTCAAATTCTATATTTAAGGGCTGCAAAAGCTAACTGTGTTTATGAATACCGAATGAGCTAGGAGGATGATGCATCACGAAGTGTAAAGTTACACCTGTTTAAACACAACAAGCAAAACGTAACGTTACCTTTAAATGTCATGAAATCTTAGCGCATGCTAGGCCTACAGCAGGCTACAGCAGCAATAGGACTCCACCGTGTGATTTCCAAGTTACCAAATAACACGTTCAGGTACTGAATCCACCCGGAAGACGGCATAATCGTTTAAACACAACAAATTACGTTGTAGATAGTCAAGACAAAAACTAAAGCTATTAAAAGTCCCGCTAGCTAAAGACACTGTCTGGAGTTGATGCGCGGTTAGATTCCTCGTGCCGTGCTCGTCAATGTGCTCTGATGATGTCTGGAAGGTAAATAACCAAACTACATTCGTCTAGCCGACAAATAACTTGCAATTTGTGTCTGACCGTAAAAGAAGAACCAAATCTCTGAGTTTGCAATGATCCCCGAGGCAATGTGAGGCGTATTATATGGCGCAAATTTAACAATTGAATATAAGTTTCGTTTTCCATTCTCTCAGGAAGGTCAATAAAACGTTGCTAGAAACACGACCATCGACAGATGGCGTAAGAGCAACGAAAGTAATAAATATGCCACTGATTAGAGTGGAAAGAGTGGGAAGAAATTACCACCATACTGTTTCTGTTTGCATCAGTCTACATCCACATTGAGTGAGAACTTAACTCGAGTGTCTCGCGGCGTTTTTTAATCGGTGGAGGTAGACGCGAGGCAGTCTGAAGCTTGGCCTTGTGCATATCAGGGACACCACTGCATCTTACTGTACAGGCATAGTGGAAATTCATGAAATATAAATGAACAAGGGGCACAGGTCGAGATTCCCTTTCCTTCTGCCGGGATAGTATCATGAAACACAATACGAAACCGATGATGCGGCCCTCGTATCCAGCTGCAAATCTCCACCCCCAGTTTACTTTGCAGTCATCTTTACAAGTTATATGACAGAACTGCTGTAGGCTAGCTCATCTGCTTTATCGCACATTCCGAAACGTGGATGCAAATAAAAAACCTACGTGGTGCCGTCACCGTCAGTCGCCCTTCCATTCCCCTGGATTCATGCCATGTCCCCAATTTCCCGCCAATCTCCTGCCACATCATGCCCTTATCAGTAATTCAACTTATAAACTGACTTATCCAATGCCCACGACTTGGCGATCAATAACTTGAACTTATGTGCCTGTGGCAGTCTTCCACTGATGAATTAACCGTAGCTGCTAGTTAACGTTGCACGACCATAGGACGACCATACACATGTGCTCACGCACTAAAGTTGGGACTGTTATAACGTTTGACTGTCTTTTCTTCTACCCTTACAAAACCATCCGGGATGACAGTGGCAATAATCAACGTCACTAGCACttgtacatgtgtactgttttgTACTCCCAATGCTGGGTAACAACAACGCACTagccatgtgttgtgttgtgttatgacCATAAGACCAGTTAGCATGCGGACAGCTAAATGATACTCTTTGGGGAGGACGTATGCCTTAACGTTACTGTATGCGGTTACTGCTCTGGTATTAAGCTTTCAGGTTTGCACTGGGTAAGGTTCGTGGCAACAAGCATTCACATTAACAATCTTTTCGTCCATGTTATACTGTTAGTTAAGCATTTGCAAATGTGTTCTTAGCACGCTAACGTTATCTCGCAGAGCA
Coding sequences within:
- the adar gene encoding LOW QUALITY PROTEIN: double-stranded RNA-specific adenosine deaminase (The sequence of the model RefSeq protein was modified relative to this genomic sequence to represent the inferred CDS: deleted 2 bases in 1 codon), whose protein sequence is MSRGRGGPPTEHQRFFQPRHPGKPRVDPGRPPFGPRNQSPNSFHDRRPPLPPAAPSPCPPFGGPSRIPPYAAPLAGPGPPNFRDQQERFLRGLTSQAPLFHGPASFTNHPSEGRGFGQSHSAWPRASGRTSGRGSWRSSRPADCPPPLPKKQSVRWINQPPTHHPQPHPDNQPPTHHPQPHPDNQPPTHHPPPHLDRHWDRDRSLSSLSDGFRALRLDYSSPRRYWGADQTSSSTSTAPPSTSSGSSSRGNGRPWQDPTAHSITLTPEIQQRVQQALAALGPGEALQARPLAKRLHLPKKVVNKALYALAHEGQASKQGDAPPLWTLSGNERGTAGASVESIGAPSVTLVKQEPTSPTTAQRQQAERTEHSVSEQLQWPCAIKTEFEEEEGYEEEEEVDDNDDYQSDPRREKESPTFNLLNPAGDLWRGGRTESVFSGPELQPSLGSATVGSMADLREQRERVLQYLHETGEANALLIAKNLGLRTAKQVNPLLYGLEQQGQVSRQAEVTPPLWRLSERILRQRKAKQPRQEAAPPGDAPMLEECGVRGTLGNGTTVASAAIMPSLEPSPPGEEFPSLPFPAIVGSQASEHNGAGGGATAGTAAVATDSAEWASDDIPEFLNVISQAEQQQLQQCGGVVGGAQAGTVAVSLAAPPPHPSTLEASRRQKLQEVRSKNPVSGLMELAQYLGQTCEFLLLDQSGPSHEPRFRMQVMLDGRRFPVAEASNKKVAKNYAAAATLKVLQREMGGAEEMEEEVEEVSAMAPDTDTIEEFASGDSAPPALARSLPGGKNPVSMLMEHSQRSGDAIEFINTRQEGPPHDPRFMFRVKVGDSLFTEASAPSKKAARQLAAEEAVKEMLSDGRLQLNKPQPSFLPGVDAGVGSAMQTPALPACPSLPPLSAAELQRAHEAGVGDLINHLNNNAVSGLLEYARARGFAAEIRLVGQSGPPHEPRFTYQAKLGGRWFPPVCASNKKQGKQEAADAALRVLIGEAEKAARTGEITSELPVTGSTLHDQIAMLSHQRFNALTARIQHSLLGRKILATIVMRKGDTLGTVVSLGTGNRCVKGEELSLKGDTVNDCHAEIISRRGFIRFLYSELMKHLEGSEESIFDTAEDNKLQIKPDITFHLYISTAPCGDGALFDKSCSESATEAGSGHMPLFENGKQGKLRTKVENGEGTIPVESSTIVPTWDGIQHGERLRTMSCSDKILRWNVLGLQGALLSHFLHPIYLSSITLGYLYSHGHLTRAVCCRLARDNDAFLKNLPPQYTLNHPEVGRVSVYDSTRHTGKTKESSVNWSQPDQLTVEVLDGTKGKVDGPKLEVSRVSKSSLFRLFQELCSRAGRADLMALPSYAQAKMAAGPFQQAKGIFFQALGQHGYGAWIGKPLEEKSFEGNDSNGATDASANAYANANLAIHPYSVAYPQSQ